Proteins found in one Mustela lutreola isolate mMusLut2 chromosome 12, mMusLut2.pri, whole genome shotgun sequence genomic segment:
- the FAM221B gene encoding protein FAM221B isoform X2, which translates to MEADKVTEEPHSTMDTEEHRSSKDRSAEESQEPLIPETPFEPSISETPLEPHTSESYMVPPASQALLETHASETSLKPSISQTPLEAHTSESHMIPSTSQAPVETHTSKTSLKTSISETPLEVHTSESPMVPSTSQAPLETYTSETLLEPSISETPVGYSENPLETPMPETLLETLIFKDPEKRVFSHTSSQDHVPVSSPDTLEEDLFKYSPNEVLWRRKSSQISEYESLQKQSLSSPSAPVHLDTSAKEEEEEGEDKKQVEATDSSAHTAQPGQQPGKKKAKKGFSHYTAHPVVPAKQTELVEVAKARPREKFGAQMNYLFQWEKNAALSAIQTGLYIGWRCPHYLWDCFRIGDESKCFCGHLLKEHQIISDISVPCNVGQCRCLMFCFIPSRPEEVGEFWLKRRATFDPKAWRAQCRCKHSHEEHTATGSHPCRVKGCCCNCFESNFLCAACDRRWEEHETFFETEETRRRGGRPHGTDTINNWRRPL; encoded by the exons ATGGAAGCAGACAAGGTCACAGAAGAGCCTCATAGCACCATGGATACAGAGGAGCACCGCTCTTCAAAGGACCGCTCTGCCGAAGAATCACAGGAGCCCCTTATCCCTGAAACACCCTTTGAGCCTTCCATCTCTGAGACTCCCTTAGAGCCCCACACCTCTGAATCTTATATGGTGCCACCTGCTTCCCAGGCCCTTTTAGAGACCCATGCCTCTGAAACCTCTTTGAAACCTTCCATCTCTCAGACCCCTTTAGAGGCCCACACCTCTGAATCTCATATGATTCCATCCACTTCCCAGGCCCCTGTAGAGACCCACACCTCCAAAACCTCTTTGAAAACTTCCATCTCCGAGACCCCTTTAGAAGTCCACACTTCTGAATCGCCTATGGTTCCATCCACTTCCCAGGCCCCTTTAGAGACCTATACCTCTGAAACCCTTTTGGAGCCCTCTATCTCTGAGACCCCTGTAGGATACTCTGAGAACCCTTTGGAAACCCCTATGCCTGAGACCCTGTTGGAGACTCTCATCTTTAAGGACCCAGAGAAACGTGTTTTTTCTCATACCTCATCACAAGACCATGTTCCTGTATCTTCCCCTGATACTCTGGAGGAAGACCTCTTTAAGTATTCTCCCAATGAGGTCTTGTGGAGAAGGAAGTCCAGCCAGATCTCTGAGTATGAGAGCCTTCAAAAGCAATCCCTTTCAAGCCCTTCAGCCCCAGTCCACCTGGACACATctgcaaaggaagaggaagaggaaggagaggacaaGAAGCAGGTGGAGGCCACTGACAGCAGTGCACACACAGCTCAGCCAGGACAACAGCCGGGCAAGAAGAAGGCGAAGAAAGGATTTAGCC ATTACACAGCCCACCCAGTGGTCCCTGCCAAGCAAACAGAGCTGGTGGAAGTGGCTAAGGCAAGGCCCAGAGAGAAGTTCGGTGCTCAGATGAACTATCTTTTCCAATGGGAGAAGAATGCAGCCCTGAGTGCCATCCAGACAG GTCTCTACATTGGCTGGCGCTGCCCCCATTATCTATGGGACTGTTTCCGAATTGGAGATGAGTCCAAATGCTTTTGTGGACACTTGCTGAAAGAGCACCAGATCATCTCAG ACATATCCGTGCCCTGCAATGTGGGCCAATGTCGCTGCCTCATGTTCTGCTTTATCCCATCACGCCCAGAGGAGGTGGGTGAGTTCTGGCTCAAAAGACGAGCTACCTTTGACCCCAAGGCCTGGAGGGCCCAATGTCGCTGCAAACACAGCCATGAAGAGCACACAGCTactgggtcccatccctgcaggGTGAAAG GCTGTTGCTGCAATTGCTTTGAGTCTAATTTCCTCTGTGCGGCCTGTGACCGTCGCTGGGAGGAACACGAGACTTTCTTTGAGACTGAGGAGACCCGGCGACGAGGAGGGAGGCCTCATG GCACAGACACTATCAACAACTGGCGCAGGCCTCTTTGA
- the FAM221B gene encoding protein FAM221B isoform X1, with product MEADKVTEEPHSTMDTEEHRSSKDRSAEESQEPLIPETPFEPSISETPLEPHTSESYMVPPASQALLETHASETSLKPSISQTPLEAHTSESHMIPSTSQAPVETHTSKTSLKTSISETPLEVHTSESPMVPSTSQAPLETYTSETLLEPSISETPVGYSENPLETPMPETLLETLIFKDPEKRVFSHTSSQDHVPVSSPDTLEEDLFKYSPNEVLWRRKSSQISEYESLQKQSLSSPSAPVHLDTSAKEEEEEGEDKKQVEATDSSAHTAQPGQQPGKKKAKKGFSHYTAHPVVPAKQTELVEVAKARPREKFGAQMNYLFQWEKNAALSAIQTGLYIGWRCPHYLWDCFRIGDESKCFCGHLLKEHQIISDISVPCNVGQCRCLMFCFIPSRPEEVGEFWLKRRATFDPKAWRAQCRCKHSHEEHTATGSHPCRVKGCCCNCFESNFLCAACDRRWEEHETFFETEETRRRGGRPHGADYMPFAEMPTFQEAIVSNSDSEALQKQGPSGHPGSHCRPPGPPGPHSLWPDPMSDPHT from the exons ATGGAAGCAGACAAGGTCACAGAAGAGCCTCATAGCACCATGGATACAGAGGAGCACCGCTCTTCAAAGGACCGCTCTGCCGAAGAATCACAGGAGCCCCTTATCCCTGAAACACCCTTTGAGCCTTCCATCTCTGAGACTCCCTTAGAGCCCCACACCTCTGAATCTTATATGGTGCCACCTGCTTCCCAGGCCCTTTTAGAGACCCATGCCTCTGAAACCTCTTTGAAACCTTCCATCTCTCAGACCCCTTTAGAGGCCCACACCTCTGAATCTCATATGATTCCATCCACTTCCCAGGCCCCTGTAGAGACCCACACCTCCAAAACCTCTTTGAAAACTTCCATCTCCGAGACCCCTTTAGAAGTCCACACTTCTGAATCGCCTATGGTTCCATCCACTTCCCAGGCCCCTTTAGAGACCTATACCTCTGAAACCCTTTTGGAGCCCTCTATCTCTGAGACCCCTGTAGGATACTCTGAGAACCCTTTGGAAACCCCTATGCCTGAGACCCTGTTGGAGACTCTCATCTTTAAGGACCCAGAGAAACGTGTTTTTTCTCATACCTCATCACAAGACCATGTTCCTGTATCTTCCCCTGATACTCTGGAGGAAGACCTCTTTAAGTATTCTCCCAATGAGGTCTTGTGGAGAAGGAAGTCCAGCCAGATCTCTGAGTATGAGAGCCTTCAAAAGCAATCCCTTTCAAGCCCTTCAGCCCCAGTCCACCTGGACACATctgcaaaggaagaggaagaggaaggagaggacaaGAAGCAGGTGGAGGCCACTGACAGCAGTGCACACACAGCTCAGCCAGGACAACAGCCGGGCAAGAAGAAGGCGAAGAAAGGATTTAGCC ATTACACAGCCCACCCAGTGGTCCCTGCCAAGCAAACAGAGCTGGTGGAAGTGGCTAAGGCAAGGCCCAGAGAGAAGTTCGGTGCTCAGATGAACTATCTTTTCCAATGGGAGAAGAATGCAGCCCTGAGTGCCATCCAGACAG GTCTCTACATTGGCTGGCGCTGCCCCCATTATCTATGGGACTGTTTCCGAATTGGAGATGAGTCCAAATGCTTTTGTGGACACTTGCTGAAAGAGCACCAGATCATCTCAG ACATATCCGTGCCCTGCAATGTGGGCCAATGTCGCTGCCTCATGTTCTGCTTTATCCCATCACGCCCAGAGGAGGTGGGTGAGTTCTGGCTCAAAAGACGAGCTACCTTTGACCCCAAGGCCTGGAGGGCCCAATGTCGCTGCAAACACAGCCATGAAGAGCACACAGCTactgggtcccatccctgcaggGTGAAAG GCTGTTGCTGCAATTGCTTTGAGTCTAATTTCCTCTGTGCGGCCTGTGACCGTCGCTGGGAGGAACACGAGACTTTCTTTGAGACTGAGGAGACCCGGCGACGAGGAGGGAGGCCTCATG GAGCAGACTATATGCCTTTTGCAGAGATGCCTACCTTCCAAGAAGCCATCGTCAGCAACTCTGACTCTGAGGCTCTACAGAAGCAGGGGCCCTCTGGCCATCCTGGCTCCCACTGCAGACCCCCGGGGCCTCCTGGCCCACACAGCCTCTGGCCTGACCCTATGTCTGACCCCCATACCTGA
- the HINT2 gene encoding adenosine 5'-monophosphoramidase HINT2 isoform X1, giving the protein MKRLRLRGSGGASGVNGATLWTKGQQAAQERDQWDGRARSQRPAEPMAAARRRPGGPTSGWRRGQRTGARRKVRGAAGVTDGNEVAKAQQTAPKGAAPTVFSRILDRSLPADILYEDQQCLVFRDVAPQAPVHFLVIPKKPIPRISQAEEEDQQLLGHLLLVAKKTAKAEGLGDGYRLVINDGKLGAQSVYHLHIHVLGGRQLQWPPG; this is encoded by the exons ATGAAAAGACTCCGCCTCCGGGGTAGTGGCGGAGCCAGCGGAGTGAACGGCGCCACCCTCTGGACTAAAGGGCAGCAGGCGGCCCAGGAACGCGACCAATGGGATGGTAGGGCTCGCTCGCAGCGGCCGGCGGAGCCAATGGCTGCCGCTCGCCGGCGCCCGGGCGGACCCACCTCGGGCTGGCGGCGGGGCCAGCGTACTGGGGCCCGGAGAAAG GTCCGAGGAGCTGCAGGTGTGACTGATGGAAATGAAGTGGCCAAGGCCCAGCAGACAGCTCCTAAGGGAGCAGCCCCAACAGTCTTCTCCCGGATCCTGGATCGAAGCCTCCCAGCTGATATTCTATATGAGGACCAGCAG TGTCTTGTATTCCGTGATGTGGCGCCTCAAGCTCCTGTGCACTTCCTTGTCATTCCTAAGAAGCCCATTCCTCGGATTAGCCAGGCTGAAGAAGAGGACCAGCAG CTTCTAGGACACCTTCTCCTTGTGGCCAAGAAGACAGCAAAGGCTGAGGGCCTGGGAGATGGATACCGACTTG TGATCAATGATGGGAAGCTGGGTGCACAGTCTGTGTATCATCTGCACATTCACGTACTTGGGGGTCGACAGCTCCAGTGGCCTCCAGGTTGA
- the HINT2 gene encoding adenosine 5'-monophosphoramidase HINT2 isoform X2: protein MAAARRRPGGPTSGWRRGQRTGARRKVRRLRGKMAAALALAAGLCVARRAVAVAGPRGAQVRGAAGVTDGNEVAKAQQTAPKGAAPTVFSRILDRSLPADILYEDQQCLVFRDVAPQAPVHFLVIPKKPIPRISQAEEEDQQLLGHLLLVAKKTAKAEGLGDGYRLVINDGKLGAQSVYHLHIHVLGGRQLQWPPG from the exons ATGGCTGCCGCTCGCCGGCGCCCGGGCGGACCCACCTCGGGCTGGCGGCGGGGCCAGCGTACTGGGGCCCGGAGAAAGGTTCGGCGACTGAGGGGCAAGATGGCGGCCGCCCTGGCGCTGGCTGCTGGGCTGTGCGTGGCGCGCAGGGCGGTGGCTGTGGCGGGGCCGCGGGGGGCACAG GTCCGAGGAGCTGCAGGTGTGACTGATGGAAATGAAGTGGCCAAGGCCCAGCAGACAGCTCCTAAGGGAGCAGCCCCAACAGTCTTCTCCCGGATCCTGGATCGAAGCCTCCCAGCTGATATTCTATATGAGGACCAGCAG TGTCTTGTATTCCGTGATGTGGCGCCTCAAGCTCCTGTGCACTTCCTTGTCATTCCTAAGAAGCCCATTCCTCGGATTAGCCAGGCTGAAGAAGAGGACCAGCAG CTTCTAGGACACCTTCTCCTTGTGGCCAAGAAGACAGCAAAGGCTGAGGGCCTGGGAGATGGATACCGACTTG TGATCAATGATGGGAAGCTGGGTGCACAGTCTGTGTATCATCTGCACATTCACGTACTTGGGGGTCGACAGCTCCAGTGGCCTCCAGGTTGA
- the SPAG8 gene encoding sperm-associated antigen 8 isoform X1 gives METTESTKGSRSRSLDVQPGAGGLRSSSEPFTLDGRPRSVLAAATTAAAAASTAKTNALSTKTRVRYSEPSVLMDRSSDSLPGEPCTGTSFTHKIDQRRLGVEPVYASRFTQDPCTTNDRSSSPGPVTGSSSGPGHGSGPGCDSGQGTGSDSGPGPATESGPSPDRGHDPQLSLCSLPSFRNLGSELIPNYSCWNHYCCWEPQKQPWKSLQVPEPGARGQWKTPQFEEKCKVLKETLPRGHCLLYNWEEERATNHLDQVPSMQDGSESFFFRHGHQGLLTQQQQSPMSFSTTQKDSYQPPRNYYQPIRGKREAMLEMLLHHQICKEVQAEQEPTGKHSEVESVTHHDYRKELVHAGPPAPTKPHDYRQEQPETFWIQRAPQLPGVSNIKTLDTPFRKNCSFSTPVPLSLGQPLPYELENSSHQLGEISSLACQGAHGGERGRTTI, from the exons ATGGAGACCACCGAGTCTACCAAGGGATCACGGTCTCG ATCTTTGGACGTGCAGCCTGGAGCTGGAGGGCTCAGGTCTTCTTCAGAACCGTTTACTTTGGATGGCCGTCCTAGGTCGGTCCTGGCAGCTGCAACTACTGCAGCTGCAGCTGCCTCCACCGCCAAAACCAATGCGTTATCTACGAAGACCCGAGTCCGCTACTCTGAACCCAGCGTTCTCATGGACCGCTCCTCTGACAGTCTTCCTGGGGAGCCCTGCACTGGAACCAGCTTTACCCACAAGATAGATCAGAGGAGACTTGGCGTTGAGCCTGTCTATGCTTCCCGTTTCACCCAGGATCCCTGTACTACAAATGACCGTAGCTCTAGTCCTGGCCCTGTTACTGGCTCCAGTTCTGGTCCTGGCCATGGCTCTGGCCCTGGCTGTGACTCTGGTCAAGGGACTGGTTCTGATTCTGGCCCTGGTCCTGCCACTGAATCTGGACCTAGTCCAGACCGTGGCCATGACCCTCAGCTCAGCCTCTGCAGTCTCCCAAGCTTCAGAAACCTTGGGTCAGAGCTGATCCCTAATTATTCCTGCTGGAATCACTACTGCTGCTGGGAACCTCAGAAACAACCCTGGAAAAGTTTGCAAGTCCCAGAACCTGGTGCACGAGGGCAATGGAAGACCCCTCAATTTGAAGAGAAGTGTAAGGTTCTCAAAGAAACATTGCCACGGGGACACTGCCTTCTCTACAACTGGGAGGAGGAG AGAGCCACCAATCacctggatcaagtcccaagcATGCAGGATGGCTCTGAGAGTTTCTTCTTCCGACATGGACACCAGGGACTGCTGACCCAACAGCAACAGTCACCCATGTCCTTCAGCACCACCCAGAAAGACTCGTACCAGCCCCCACGAAACTACTATCAACCAATTCGAG GAAAGCGGGAAGCCATGCTGGAGATGCTCCTGCACCATCAGATCTG TAAAGAGGTGCAGGCAGAGCAGGAACCCACAGGGAAGCACTCTGAGGTCGAGTCTGTGACACACCATGACTACCGAAAGGAGCTGGTCCACGCCGGGCCTCCTGCCCCAACCAAG CCTCATGACTACCGTCAGGAGCAGCCTGAAACCTTTTGGATACAGAGGGCACCGCAGCTACCG GGTGTCAGTAACATCAAGACACTGGACACACCATTCCGGAAGAACTGCAGTTTCTCAACACCAGTGCCTTTGTCTCTGGGGCAGCCTTTGCCCTATGAACTTGAGAATTCTTCCCACCAACTGGGAGAAATATCCTCCCTTGCCTGTCAGGGAGCACACGGTGGGGAAAGGGGTAGAACTACTATCTAA
- the SPAG8 gene encoding sperm-associated antigen 8 isoform X2 codes for METTESTKGSRSRSLDVQPGAGGLRSSSEPFTLDGRPRSVLAAATTAAAAASTAKTNALSTKTRVRYSEPSVLMDRSSDSLPGEPCTGTSFTHKIDQRRLGVEPVYASRFTQDPCTTNDRSSSPGPVTGSSSGPGHGSGPGCDSGQGTGSDSGPGPATESGPSPDRGHDPQLSLCSLPSFRNLGSELIPNYSCWNHYCCWEPQKQPWKSLQVPEPGARGQWKTPQFEEKCKVLKETLPRGHCLLYNWEEEGLLTQQQQSPMSFSTTQKDSYQPPRNYYQPIRGKREAMLEMLLHHQICKEVQAEQEPTGKHSEVESVTHHDYRKELVHAGPPAPTKPHDYRQEQPETFWIQRAPQLPGVSNIKTLDTPFRKNCSFSTPVPLSLGQPLPYELENSSHQLGEISSLACQGAHGGERGRTTI; via the exons ATGGAGACCACCGAGTCTACCAAGGGATCACGGTCTCG ATCTTTGGACGTGCAGCCTGGAGCTGGAGGGCTCAGGTCTTCTTCAGAACCGTTTACTTTGGATGGCCGTCCTAGGTCGGTCCTGGCAGCTGCAACTACTGCAGCTGCAGCTGCCTCCACCGCCAAAACCAATGCGTTATCTACGAAGACCCGAGTCCGCTACTCTGAACCCAGCGTTCTCATGGACCGCTCCTCTGACAGTCTTCCTGGGGAGCCCTGCACTGGAACCAGCTTTACCCACAAGATAGATCAGAGGAGACTTGGCGTTGAGCCTGTCTATGCTTCCCGTTTCACCCAGGATCCCTGTACTACAAATGACCGTAGCTCTAGTCCTGGCCCTGTTACTGGCTCCAGTTCTGGTCCTGGCCATGGCTCTGGCCCTGGCTGTGACTCTGGTCAAGGGACTGGTTCTGATTCTGGCCCTGGTCCTGCCACTGAATCTGGACCTAGTCCAGACCGTGGCCATGACCCTCAGCTCAGCCTCTGCAGTCTCCCAAGCTTCAGAAACCTTGGGTCAGAGCTGATCCCTAATTATTCCTGCTGGAATCACTACTGCTGCTGGGAACCTCAGAAACAACCCTGGAAAAGTTTGCAAGTCCCAGAACCTGGTGCACGAGGGCAATGGAAGACCCCTCAATTTGAAGAGAAGTGTAAGGTTCTCAAAGAAACATTGCCACGGGGACACTGCCTTCTCTACAACTGGGAGGAGGAG GGACTGCTGACCCAACAGCAACAGTCACCCATGTCCTTCAGCACCACCCAGAAAGACTCGTACCAGCCCCCACGAAACTACTATCAACCAATTCGAG GAAAGCGGGAAGCCATGCTGGAGATGCTCCTGCACCATCAGATCTG TAAAGAGGTGCAGGCAGAGCAGGAACCCACAGGGAAGCACTCTGAGGTCGAGTCTGTGACACACCATGACTACCGAAAGGAGCTGGTCCACGCCGGGCCTCCTGCCCCAACCAAG CCTCATGACTACCGTCAGGAGCAGCCTGAAACCTTTTGGATACAGAGGGCACCGCAGCTACCG GGTGTCAGTAACATCAAGACACTGGACACACCATTCCGGAAGAACTGCAGTTTCTCAACACCAGTGCCTTTGTCTCTGGGGCAGCCTTTGCCCTATGAACTTGAGAATTCTTCCCACCAACTGGGAGAAATATCCTCCCTTGCCTGTCAGGGAGCACACGGTGGGGAAAGGGGTAGAACTACTATCTAA
- the SPAG8 gene encoding sperm-associated antigen 8 isoform X3: METTESTKGSRSRSLDVQPGAGGLRSSSEPFTLDGRPRSVLAAATTAAAAASTAKTNALSTKTRVRYSEPSVLMDRSSDSLPGEPCTGTSFTHKIDQRRLGVEPVYASRFTQDPCTTNDRSSSPGPVTGSSSGPGHGSGPGCDSGQGTGSDSGPGPATESGPSPDRGHDPQLSLCSLPSFRNLGSELIPNYSCWNHYCCWEPQKQPWKSLQVPEPGARGQWKTPQFEEKCKVLKETLPRGHCLLYNWEEEESGKPCWRCSCTIRSGLYSKEVQAEQEPTGKHSEVESVTHHDYRKELVHAGPPAPTKPHDYRQEQPETFWIQRAPQLPGVSNIKTLDTPFRKNCSFSTPVPLSLGQPLPYELENSSHQLGEISSLACQGAHGGERGRTTI; the protein is encoded by the exons ATGGAGACCACCGAGTCTACCAAGGGATCACGGTCTCG ATCTTTGGACGTGCAGCCTGGAGCTGGAGGGCTCAGGTCTTCTTCAGAACCGTTTACTTTGGATGGCCGTCCTAGGTCGGTCCTGGCAGCTGCAACTACTGCAGCTGCAGCTGCCTCCACCGCCAAAACCAATGCGTTATCTACGAAGACCCGAGTCCGCTACTCTGAACCCAGCGTTCTCATGGACCGCTCCTCTGACAGTCTTCCTGGGGAGCCCTGCACTGGAACCAGCTTTACCCACAAGATAGATCAGAGGAGACTTGGCGTTGAGCCTGTCTATGCTTCCCGTTTCACCCAGGATCCCTGTACTACAAATGACCGTAGCTCTAGTCCTGGCCCTGTTACTGGCTCCAGTTCTGGTCCTGGCCATGGCTCTGGCCCTGGCTGTGACTCTGGTCAAGGGACTGGTTCTGATTCTGGCCCTGGTCCTGCCACTGAATCTGGACCTAGTCCAGACCGTGGCCATGACCCTCAGCTCAGCCTCTGCAGTCTCCCAAGCTTCAGAAACCTTGGGTCAGAGCTGATCCCTAATTATTCCTGCTGGAATCACTACTGCTGCTGGGAACCTCAGAAACAACCCTGGAAAAGTTTGCAAGTCCCAGAACCTGGTGCACGAGGGCAATGGAAGACCCCTCAATTTGAAGAGAAGTGTAAGGTTCTCAAAGAAACATTGCCACGGGGACACTGCCTTCTCTACAACTGGGAGGAGGAG GAAAGCGGGAAGCCATGCTGGAGATGCTCCTGCACCATCAGATCTG GACTATATAGTAAAGAGGTGCAGGCAGAGCAGGAACCCACAGGGAAGCACTCTGAGGTCGAGTCTGTGACACACCATGACTACCGAAAGGAGCTGGTCCACGCCGGGCCTCCTGCCCCAACCAAG CCTCATGACTACCGTCAGGAGCAGCCTGAAACCTTTTGGATACAGAGGGCACCGCAGCTACCG GGTGTCAGTAACATCAAGACACTGGACACACCATTCCGGAAGAACTGCAGTTTCTCAACACCAGTGCCTTTGTCTCTGGGGCAGCCTTTGCCCTATGAACTTGAGAATTCTTCCCACCAACTGGGAGAAATATCCTCCCTTGCCTGTCAGGGAGCACACGGTGGGGAAAGGGGTAGAACTACTATCTAA